In a genomic window of Gemmatimonadota bacterium:
- a CDS encoding FG-GAP-like repeat-containing protein, with translation TWAAGGQPWMIVTGDMNGDGHVDVVAANREGDNVAVLLGDGTGDLGEPATYAVGGAPLAVDVGDLDGDGDLDVVSSDYDGNSFTIYENDGAGVLVNPRSHAASGAGSCAVIHDRDLDGDLDITGIDEKDDKVFLFENPGA, from the coding sequence ACCTGGGCGGCGGGCGGGCAGCCGTGGATGATCGTCACGGGTGACATGAACGGCGACGGCCACGTGGACGTCGTGGCGGCCAACCGCGAGGGCGACAACGTGGCGGTCCTGCTGGGTGACGGCACGGGCGACCTCGGGGAACCGGCTACGTATGCCGTGGGCGGAGCCCCGCTCGCCGTGGACGTCGGCGACCTGGACGGAGACGGCGATCTGGACGTGGTCTCCAGCGACTACGACGGCAACAGCTTCACGATCTACGAGAACGACGGCGCGGGCGTCCTGGTGAACCCCAGATCCCACGCCGCGAGCGGGGCCGGCTCGTGCGCTGTCATTCACGACCGAGATCTGGACGGGGATCTGGACATCACCGGTATCGACGAAAAGGACGACAAGGTGTTCCTGTTCGAGAATCCGGGGGCTTGA
- a CDS encoding GNAT family N-acetyltransferase, with the protein MLADDPLGAERERFETPLPPGYAMAFEAIAADPNNELLVCELDEAVVGVLQITFTPYVTHQGSWRATIEGVRVDRGARGSGVGKAMVEEAVRRARERGCAIVQLTTDATRADARTFYERLGFRPTHVGMKLRLD; encoded by the coding sequence ATGCTGGCCGATGATCCGCTCGGCGCCGAGCGCGAGCGCTTCGAAACCCCTCTCCCACCAGGCTACGCGATGGCCTTCGAAGCCATCGCGGCCGACCCCAACAACGAGCTCCTCGTGTGCGAGTTGGACGAAGCGGTCGTCGGCGTCCTCCAGATCACCTTCACTCCCTACGTCACGCATCAGGGCAGCTGGCGCGCGACGATAGAGGGCGTGCGGGTGGACCGCGGCGCGCGCGGCAGCGGCGTGGGCAAGGCCATGGTGGAGGAGGCCGTCCGGCGCGCCCGGGAGCGCGGCTGCGCGATCGTGCAACTCACCACCGACGCGACGCGCGCCGACGCGCGGACGTTTTACGAGCGCCTGGGTTTTCGTCCTACCCACGTAGGCATGAAGCTGCGGTTGGACTGA
- a CDS encoding chlorite dismutase family protein, whose product MSTTDQIDNAPRGVRPGHVQRPALGEDAWAKIQAEQERTKDRECVRFAFYRVDPAWRRLSPEVREEHKREFVELIGRHGEQFMVYSYSMVGTRGDCDLMLWQASKDIDHMDALASDINGTGLGGYLSMPYSYFALTRRSIYVNRYEEEYLQKYAGKMNLDLARIAINPQGSKFLFVYPFVKTRAWYTLPQEDRQRMMDEHIRVGHEWPDVKLNTTYSYGLDDQEFVVAFESDFIGRFLDLLMALRLTEASKYTLRDTPSHTCLAKDIRSCLDALG is encoded by the coding sequence ATGTCAACGACCGATCAGATCGACAACGCACCCCGCGGGGTTCGGCCCGGGCACGTCCAGCGCCCGGCCCTGGGAGAGGACGCCTGGGCGAAGATTCAGGCCGAACAGGAGAGGACCAAGGACCGCGAGTGCGTGCGGTTCGCCTTCTATCGGGTCGATCCGGCGTGGCGGCGGCTGTCCCCCGAAGTCCGCGAGGAGCACAAGCGCGAGTTCGTGGAGCTCATAGGCCGGCACGGAGAGCAGTTCATGGTCTACTCCTATTCCATGGTCGGCACGCGCGGCGACTGCGATCTCATGCTGTGGCAGGCGTCGAAGGACATCGACCACATGGACGCCCTGGCCAGCGACATCAACGGGACCGGCCTGGGCGGCTACCTGAGCATGCCCTACTCGTATTTCGCGCTGACGCGGCGGTCGATCTACGTGAACCGATACGAGGAGGAGTACCTACAGAAGTACGCCGGCAAGATGAACCTCGATCTCGCTCGCATAGCGATCAATCCGCAGGGCTCGAAGTTCCTCTTCGTCTACCCGTTCGTGAAGACGCGGGCGTGGTACACGCTGCCGCAGGAGGACCGGCAGCGGATGATGGACGAGCATATCCGCGTCGGGCACGAGTGGCCGGACGTGAAGCTCAACACCACGTACAGCTACGGTCTGGACGACCAGGAATTCGTGGTGGCCTTCGAGAGCGACTTCATCGGCCGCTTCCTCGACCTGCTCATGGCGCTTCGGCTCACCGAAGCGAGCAAGTACACGCTGCGGGACACGCCGTCGCACACGTGCCTGGCCAAGGACATCCGCAGCTGTCTCGACGCCCTGGGGTGA